The Deinococcus koreensis genome window below encodes:
- a CDS encoding ABC transporter permease subunit, whose translation MRPPTKARPTVPPQGAAGVLIAVGILSALLAICGLIGWLLSSLTAQIAPTAPPYMILVWILAALLVLTPLTSRLFPWISNWLYLFPALVFILAFTVLPVVLTVNYAFTNYSGANSGNPDSASRTTATLSADRRVVTLPEVGADQPLSEFLKCAAPSCAGATLVLYDEDASVPYRQLVDSVRGNTVTLRTAVPAAVQVAAATRLNRYEYVGLQNFQEIFSKASRALLPVFIWTIVFAFSTIIINAVAGLILGILLYNKRLKGRNIYRTLLFLPWAIPAVISVQMWVALFNQQFGIVNKTLGLLGFVAVPWLNDPLWAKISILLVNLWLGFPYMMTATISALSTINDDLYEAASIDGASRWQQIVNITLPLLRTSFTPILLSGFAFNFNNFGIIYLLTAGGPAQEGRESTAQSTDILLSWGYNTAFVSSGGQNFSLASAIALIIFFLTLAISLVNFKAAGVFEEARK comes from the coding sequence ATGCGTCCGCCCACCAAGGCGCGCCCGACCGTGCCCCCGCAGGGCGCCGCCGGGGTGCTGATCGCCGTGGGGATCCTGAGTGCCCTGCTGGCCATCTGTGGTCTGATCGGCTGGCTGCTGTCCAGCCTGACCGCGCAGATCGCGCCGACCGCCCCCCCATACATGATCCTGGTCTGGATCCTGGCGGCCCTGCTGGTGCTCACGCCCCTGACCTCCCGGCTCTTTCCCTGGATTTCCAACTGGCTGTACCTGTTCCCGGCGCTGGTGTTCATCCTGGCCTTCACCGTGCTGCCGGTGGTTCTGACCGTCAACTACGCCTTCACGAACTACTCCGGCGCCAACAGTGGCAACCCGGACAGCGCCTCCCGCACCACCGCCACGCTCAGCGCCGACCGCCGCGTGGTGACGCTGCCGGAGGTGGGAGCCGACCAGCCGCTCAGCGAGTTCCTGAAGTGTGCCGCGCCCAGCTGTGCCGGGGCCACCCTGGTGCTCTATGACGAAGACGCCTCCGTGCCCTACCGGCAACTGGTCGACAGCGTGCGTGGCAACACGGTCACGCTCCGGACGGCCGTGCCCGCCGCCGTGCAGGTCGCGGCCGCCACCCGCCTGAACCGCTACGAGTACGTGGGCCTGCAGAACTTCCAGGAGATCTTCAGCAAGGCCAGCCGCGCGCTGCTGCCGGTCTTCATCTGGACGATCGTCTTCGCCTTCAGCACCATCATCATCAACGCGGTCGCCGGGCTGATCCTGGGCATCCTGCTGTACAACAAGCGCCTCAAGGGGCGCAATATCTACCGCACGCTGCTCTTCCTGCCCTGGGCTATTCCGGCGGTGATCAGCGTGCAGATGTGGGTCGCGCTGTTCAACCAGCAGTTCGGCATCGTGAACAAGACCCTGGGGCTGCTGGGCTTCGTGGCCGTGCCCTGGCTGAACGACCCGCTGTGGGCCAAGATCAGCATCCTGCTGGTCAACCTGTGGCTGGGCTTCCCCTATATGATGACCGCGACCATCAGCGCCCTGTCGACCATCAACGACGATCTGTACGAGGCGGCCAGCATCGACGGCGCGAGCCGCTGGCAGCAGATCGTGAACATCACGCTGCCGCTGCTGCGCACCTCGTTCACGCCCATCCTGCTCTCGGGGTTCGCCTTCAACTTCAACAACTTCGGGATCATCTACCTGCTCACGGCGGGCGGCCCCGCCCAGGAAGGCCGTGAGAGCACCGCGCAGAGCACCGACATCCTGCTCTCGTGGGGCTATAACACCGCGTTCGTGTCCAGCGGCGGGCAGAATTTCTCGCTCGCCAGCGCCATCGCCCTGATCATCTTCTTCCTGACCCTGGCCATCAGCCTCGTGAACTTCAAGGCGGCCGGGGTGTTCGAGGAGGCCCGCAAATGA
- a CDS encoding RsmB/NOP family class I SAM-dependent RNA methyltransferase, producing the protein MTRPSERPPGAVNPARELAVRVLHQVLTDGAFAAPALDTALRAARLPPRDSGLATHIVYGTLRRLMSLEAALAPLLQGATHPKTRSVLLAGSFEKLFLGTPAHAVVSEYVNLSRLARMAPSGLVNAVLRRVERVAQAPESELPGWMEDTVRRVYGPQADAIFADLLEPQPLWLSLSDAGVASLREEGSAVTPGPQGVDRVELSRPLRETDAFQLGDAQPINPASLACVDALGNVSGRPVYDLAGGAGVKAAMLAARGASVTSVDVTPRKHDLARANLKRLGLAAQFVTHDLTRPLDAPGAPLVLLDAPCTGSGTLRSHPEIKLRLTPDAVQEMAELQRQLLPNAAALVSPGGVLVYSVCSLAPDEGAGVVEAFLATHPEFQAEAVPDIEVEHVPSGPGLLTVPVDGVDGFFIARMRRST; encoded by the coding sequence ATGACACGTCCCTCCGAGCGTCCCCCCGGCGCCGTCAATCCTGCGCGCGAACTGGCGGTGCGGGTGCTCCATCAGGTGCTGACCGACGGCGCCTTCGCCGCCCCCGCCCTCGACACCGCGCTGCGGGCCGCCCGCCTGCCCCCCCGCGACTCCGGCCTGGCCACCCATATCGTGTACGGCACCCTGCGCCGCCTGATGTCGCTGGAGGCGGCCCTGGCTCCGCTGCTGCAGGGCGCGACCCACCCCAAGACCCGCTCCGTGCTGCTGGCCGGCAGTTTCGAGAAGCTGTTCCTGGGCACCCCCGCGCACGCGGTCGTGAGTGAATACGTGAACCTCTCGCGGCTGGCCCGCATGGCGCCCTCCGGGCTGGTCAACGCCGTGCTCCGCCGGGTCGAGCGGGTGGCCCAGGCGCCCGAGTCCGAGCTGCCGGGCTGGATGGAAGACACGGTGCGGCGGGTCTACGGCCCGCAGGCCGACGCCATCTTCGCCGACCTGCTGGAGCCCCAGCCGCTGTGGCTGAGCCTCTCGGACGCCGGGGTGGCGAGCCTGCGTGAGGAGGGCAGCGCCGTGACGCCCGGCCCACAGGGGGTCGACCGGGTGGAACTCTCGCGGCCCCTGCGTGAAACGGACGCCTTTCAACTGGGCGACGCCCAGCCCATCAACCCGGCCAGCCTGGCCTGCGTGGACGCCCTGGGCAACGTGAGCGGACGCCCGGTGTACGACCTGGCGGGCGGCGCCGGCGTGAAGGCGGCCATGCTCGCAGCCCGGGGCGCCAGCGTGACCTCCGTGGACGTCACCCCGCGCAAGCACGACCTGGCCCGCGCCAACCTGAAGCGGCTGGGGCTCGCGGCGCAGTTCGTCACCCATGACCTGACCAGGCCTCTGGACGCGCCGGGCGCTCCCCTCGTGCTGCTGGACGCCCCCTGCACGGGCAGCGGCACCCTGCGGAGCCATCCGGAAATCAAGCTGCGCCTGACTCCGGACGCCGTGCAGGAGATGGCCGAGCTGCAGCGGCAGCTGCTGCCCAACGCCGCCGCGCTGGTCTCCCCTGGCGGCGTGCTGGTGTACTCCGTGTGCTCGCTCGCGCCGGACGAGGGCGCCGGCGTCGTCGAGGCCTTCCTGGCGACGCACCCGGAGTTCCAGGCCGAGGCCGTGCCCGACATCGAGGTCGAGCACGTGCCGTCGGGGCCGGGCCTGTTGACGGTGCCGGTGGACGGTGTGGACGGGTTTTTTATCGCCCGGATGCGCCGCTCGACCTGA
- a CDS encoding alanine--tRNA ligase-related protein, producing the protein MTRALYHDPGPLLNFTARVTATDGSRVALDATAFYPEGGGQPTDVGTLSWDGAQVRVLGARKDKGSGQIWHELEGAVPAVGAQVSGEVDAATRWRHSQRHSGEHLLAQAFTRVSPVFGVEAVSMNGPECTIDLRGDPAESHVRAAETLLREVLGRSDLRLETPVVPESDLPDYPLRRPSKVGGQVRLVIFRAPDGAVFDASACGGTHVPQASLAAPVVVLRTERIKGGLTRVVFMAGEEAAGYLSGVYRQARALAQTFSVPVERLPERVDALRAERDTLITEQEGARQSLAQTLVRTTPPELVGPLRLQVIELADPALLQAVLAAVPGGGVIVALAPDGRCGVGSALAEVDAGAVLREALGRSGGKGGGRPDLAQGRTDRPDVFLAELRTALARS; encoded by the coding sequence ATGACCCGCGCCCTGTACCACGATCCCGGCCCCCTCCTGAACTTCACCGCCCGCGTGACGGCCACCGATGGTTCCAGGGTGGCCCTGGACGCCACGGCCTTCTACCCCGAGGGCGGCGGACAGCCCACCGACGTGGGTACGCTGAGCTGGGACGGGGCACAGGTACGGGTTCTCGGTGCCCGCAAGGACAAGGGCAGCGGCCAGATCTGGCATGAGCTGGAGGGCGCAGTGCCGGCCGTGGGCGCCCAGGTCTCCGGCGAGGTGGACGCCGCGACCCGCTGGCGCCACTCCCAGCGGCATTCCGGCGAGCACCTGCTGGCCCAGGCGTTCACGCGCGTCAGTCCGGTGTTCGGGGTCGAGGCCGTCAGCATGAACGGGCCGGAATGCACGATCGACCTGCGCGGCGACCCCGCCGAGTCCCACGTCCGCGCCGCCGAGACGCTGCTGCGGGAGGTGCTGGGCCGCAGCGACCTGCGCCTGGAGACCCCGGTGGTGCCCGAGAGCGACCTGCCGGACTACCCGCTGCGGCGGCCGTCGAAGGTGGGCGGTCAGGTGCGGCTGGTCATCTTCCGCGCTCCGGACGGCGCGGTCTTCGACGCCAGTGCCTGCGGCGGCACCCACGTCCCCCAGGCGAGCCTGGCCGCGCCCGTGGTCGTGCTGCGCACCGAGCGCATCAAGGGGGGCCTGACCCGGGTGGTCTTCATGGCCGGCGAGGAGGCGGCCGGCTATCTGAGCGGGGTCTACCGGCAGGCCAGGGCGCTCGCGCAGACCTTCAGCGTGCCGGTCGAGCGCCTGCCCGAACGGGTCGACGCGCTGCGGGCGGAACGCGACACCCTGATCACCGAGCAGGAGGGGGCCCGCCAGAGCCTCGCCCAGACCCTCGTCCGCACCACCCCGCCGGAACTCGTCGGGCCGCTGCGGCTGCAGGTCATCGAACTGGCCGATCCGGCGCTGCTCCAGGCAGTGCTCGCGGCGGTTCCAGGGGGCGGCGTCATCGTGGCCCTCGCGCCGGACGGCCGCTGCGGCGTGGGCTCGGCGCTGGCGGAGGTGGACGCGGGGGCCGTGCTGCGGGAGGCGCTGGGCCGCTCCGGCGGCAAGGGCGGAGGCCGGCCCGATCTCGCCCAGGGCCGCACCGATCGGCCCGACGTGTTCCTGGCCGAACTCCGGACGGCGCTGGCCCGGAGCTGA
- the deoD gene encoding purine-nucleoside phosphorylase, with product MSLHLNAEPGQIAETVLLPGDPLRAKHIAETFFENPVLHNTVRGMHGYTGTYKGQRISVQGTGMGIASSMIYVHELITGYGCRNLIRVGTAGSYQPHVHVRDIVLAQAACTDSNINNIRFGEKNFAPIADFGLLLRAHQIARERGHTTHVGNIMSSDTFYHDDFDQYKIWADYGVLAVEMEAAGLYTLAAKHGVKALTVLTISDHLVTREETTAEERQLTFNAMIEIALDAALGG from the coding sequence ATGAGTCTTCACCTGAACGCCGAACCGGGCCAGATCGCCGAGACCGTCCTGCTGCCCGGCGACCCGCTGCGCGCCAAACACATCGCCGAGACCTTCTTCGAGAATCCCGTGCTGCACAACACCGTGCGCGGGATGCACGGGTACACTGGCACCTACAAGGGCCAGAGGATCAGCGTGCAGGGCACCGGCATGGGCATCGCCTCCTCGATGATCTACGTGCATGAACTCATCACCGGCTATGGCTGCCGGAACCTGATCCGGGTGGGCACGGCGGGCAGCTACCAGCCCCACGTGCATGTGCGCGACATCGTGCTGGCGCAGGCGGCCTGCACCGACAGCAACATCAACAACATCCGCTTCGGCGAAAAGAACTTCGCGCCCATCGCGGACTTCGGCCTGCTGCTGCGCGCCCACCAGATCGCCCGGGAGCGCGGCCACACCACGCACGTGGGCAACATCATGAGCAGCGACACCTTCTACCACGACGACTTCGACCAGTACAAAATCTGGGCCGACTACGGCGTGCTGGCGGTCGAGATGGAGGCGGCCGGCCTGTACACGCTGGCCGCCAAGCACGGCGTGAAGGCCCTGACCGTGCTCACCATCAGCGACCATCTCGTGACCCGCGAGGAAACGACCGCCGAGGAGCGCCAGCTGACCTTCAACGCCATGATCGAGATCGCGCTGGACGCCGCGCTGGGCGGATAA
- a CDS encoding maltose ABC transporter substrate-binding protein — MKRALTVLSLALLGQAGAATITVWTHFGDAELTWLKAQAADFKTKTGNTVNLVSVPFDQIPDKLIQSGPKGQGPDLVTTLPQDRLGQLAAAGVIEPMDKYVTSKTDLDRTAVSAMTYQGKLFGLPMFAESVALIYNKKLVPTAPTTWAQFLSVAQKNTGSGKFGYLADLSNAYMQYGIVSSFGGYVFKNTGGTVNVKDVGLANAGAEKASAFLNDLRYKYNLVPEGVDGGAAKSAFVDGRLAMLLTGPWDMGDIKKAGIDYGIAAFPTPPGATGKWSPFVGVQGTMLNAYSKNKAIAAQFAKQITTSDAQVAFNKAGGRIPVSLSARTKLKADPVVVGFGKTISAGTPMPNVPQMGAVWGPWSNAVAQSVQKANQNYSQILDKAVAEINGNIK, encoded by the coding sequence ATGAAAAGAGCACTGACTGTCCTGTCCCTTGCCCTGCTGGGCCAAGCTGGCGCCGCCACCATTACGGTCTGGACGCACTTCGGCGACGCCGAGCTGACCTGGCTCAAGGCGCAGGCCGCTGATTTCAAGACCAAGACCGGCAACACCGTGAACCTGGTCAGCGTGCCCTTCGATCAGATCCCCGACAAGCTCATCCAGAGCGGCCCCAAGGGCCAGGGCCCCGATCTGGTCACCACCCTGCCCCAGGATCGCCTCGGGCAGCTGGCGGCGGCCGGCGTGATCGAGCCGATGGACAAGTACGTCACCTCCAAGACCGACCTCGACCGCACCGCCGTGAGCGCGATGACCTACCAGGGCAAGCTGTTCGGGCTGCCCATGTTCGCCGAGTCGGTCGCCCTGATCTACAACAAGAAGCTGGTTCCCACTGCCCCCACCACCTGGGCGCAGTTCCTGTCGGTCGCCCAGAAGAACACCGGCAGCGGCAAGTTCGGCTACCTGGCTGACCTGAGCAACGCCTACATGCAGTACGGCATCGTCAGCTCCTTCGGCGGCTACGTGTTCAAGAACACGGGCGGCACCGTGAACGTCAAGGACGTGGGCCTGGCCAACGCCGGCGCCGAGAAGGCCAGCGCCTTCCTGAACGACCTGCGCTACAAGTACAACCTGGTGCCCGAGGGTGTGGACGGCGGCGCGGCCAAGAGCGCGTTCGTGGACGGCCGCCTGGCGATGCTGCTCACCGGCCCCTGGGACATGGGCGACATCAAGAAGGCCGGCATCGACTACGGCATCGCCGCCTTCCCGACCCCTCCCGGCGCCACCGGCAAGTGGAGCCCCTTCGTGGGCGTGCAGGGCACCATGCTCAACGCCTACTCCAAGAACAAGGCGATCGCCGCGCAGTTCGCCAAGCAGATCACCACGAGCGACGCCCAGGTGGCCTTCAACAAGGCCGGCGGCCGGATCCCGGTCAGCCTGAGCGCCCGCACCAAGCTCAAGGCCGATCCCGTGGTCGTGGGCTTCGGCAAGACCATCTCGGCCGGCACCCCCATGCCCAACGTGCCCCAGATGGGCGCCGTGTGGGGCCCCTGGAGCAACGCCGTGGCCCAGAGCGTGCAGAAGGCCAACCAGAACTACTCGCAGATCCTGGACAAGGCTGTCGCAGAGATCAACGGCAACATTAAGTAA
- a CDS encoding DUF2167 domain-containing protein, which translates to MKPYLILASALALGWAGATPQQAPSSSSALTYRSGTISLLGGKATLTTGTTLRYLDAQGARRVITELWGNPPGSADDVLGMIVPAGIDPDTERGWGVVLTESLDGHVKDDDAAKTDYAKMLRDLQRSTGSDNSEREKAGYGTIDLIGWADSPRYDAATHKMYWAKELAFHDKGESQAPSEHTLNYAVRVLGRDSVLELNAVAGMAQLAQVRRDMGGVLQQVSFTPGHRYEDYRAGTDKLATYGVAALVGGVVAKKAGLLAVGLLLLKKGWIVLLALMGGLGRLFRRREA; encoded by the coding sequence ATGAAACCCTATCTCATACTGGCGTCCGCCCTGGCGCTCGGCTGGGCCGGCGCCACGCCCCAGCAGGCCCCGTCCTCGTCCTCGGCCCTGACCTACCGCAGCGGCACCATCTCGCTGCTGGGGGGCAAGGCCACGCTCACCACCGGCACGACCCTGCGTTATCTCGATGCACAGGGCGCGCGGCGGGTGATCACGGAGCTGTGGGGCAACCCCCCCGGATCGGCCGACGACGTCCTGGGGATGATCGTTCCGGCCGGGATCGACCCCGATACGGAGCGGGGCTGGGGCGTGGTGCTCACCGAGTCCCTCGACGGGCACGTCAAGGACGACGACGCGGCCAAGACTGACTACGCGAAGATGCTGCGCGACCTGCAGCGCTCCACCGGGTCGGACAACAGCGAACGCGAGAAAGCCGGCTACGGCACCATCGACCTGATCGGCTGGGCCGACAGCCCCCGGTACGACGCGGCCACGCACAAGATGTACTGGGCCAAGGAGCTGGCCTTCCACGATAAGGGCGAGAGCCAGGCGCCCTCCGAACACACCCTGAACTACGCCGTACGCGTGCTGGGCCGCGACAGCGTGCTGGAACTCAACGCCGTGGCCGGCATGGCCCAGCTCGCCCAGGTGCGCCGTGACATGGGCGGGGTGCTGCAGCAGGTGAGCTTCACGCCCGGCCACCGCTACGAGGACTACCGCGCCGGCACCGACAAGCTGGCGACCTACGGGGTGGCCGCGCTGGTGGGCGGCGTGGTGGCCAAGAAGGCGGGCCTGCTCGCGGTGGGCCTGCTGCTCCTGAAAAAGGGCTGGATCGTGCTGCTGGCCCTGATGGGCGGCCTGGGCCGACTGTTCCGGCGCCGCGAGGCCTGA